The genomic window CGAAGGCGTAGCGGGCGCGGCTGAGTTCGTCGTCGCGATCGCGGGCGCCGGGGCGATGGCGAGCGATATCGGCGGCGTGGGCAGCGATCTTGTAGGCGATCAGGCCCTCACGCACATCTTCAGCATTGGGCAGGCCTAGGTGCTCCTTCGGGGTCACATAGCAGAGCATGGCCGTGCCGTACCACCCGGCCATCGCCGCGCCAATGGCGCTGGTGATGTGGTCGTAGCCGGGGGCGATGTCGGTGACTAGGGGGCCGAGCACATAGAAAGGCGCCTCACTGCACTCCTCCATCTGCTTTTTGACGTTGAACTCGATCTGATCCATCGGCACATGGCCCGGACCCTCAACCATCACCTGGATGTCGTGCTCCCAGGCGCGGCGGGTGAGCTGGCCGAGAGTTTTCAGCTCCGCCAGCTGGGCGGCGTCGGAGGCGTCGTGCTGGCAACCGGGACGTAGGGAGTCCCCAAGGGAGAAGCTGCAGTCGTAGCGCTTGAAGATTTCGATGATGTCATCGAAGCGCGTGAACAGAGGATTCTGCTTGTGGTGATAAAGCATCCACTGGGCCAAGATCCCGCCACCGCGGCTAACGATGCCGGTGAGGCGACCCTTCACTAGCGGCAGGTGCTCAATCAGCAAGCCGGCATGAATAGTTTGGTAGTCAACGCCCTGCTGGCAGTGCTTCTCGATGATGTGCAAGAAGTCGTCGGCGTCCAGCTTCTCGATGGAGCCGTGCACGCTTTCTAGGGCCTGGTAGACGGGCACCGTGCCGATCGGCACCGGCGAGGCATTAATGATCGCCGTGCGCACCTCATCGAGATTGACGCCGCCGGTGGAGAGATCCATCACCGTGTCGGCGCCGTATTTCACCGCTAGGCGCAGCTTGGCCACCTCCTCATCGAGATCGGAAGCATTGGGGGAGGCGCCGATATTGGCGTTCACCTTGCAACGGCTGGCGATACCGATCGCCATCGGCTCCAAATTGAGGTGGTTGATGTTGGCCGGGATGATCATGCGTCCCCGAGCCACCTCCTCCATCACCAGCGACTCGGGCAGGTTTTCCCGCTTGGCCACATAGGCCATCTCTTCAGTCACTACGCCCTGGCGGGCGTAATACATCTGGGAATAGTTCGCGGTGCCGCGACGCTTCTCAATCCAGGCGCTACGCATGTGAGGCTGCAGATAGGGCGGGGCGCAGCCTGAGAGTGGTTTCACAATCCAATTCCACTTCCCTGCGCCGGCATGACCCGGATCAGGTTCGGAGGGTGTGATCTCAGCCCGAAGCCGCACTAATGCAGCGGGGCACCCCTAGTGACCTATCCAACCTAGCTCTGCAGACCATTGAGCGCCGCGGCCACCACCCGGTGGTCGGGGTCGGCCTGGAGCTGCTGCAACAGGACCCGGGCCTCGGCAGCGCCCTGTTCCCGCACCAAGCGGGCCAGGATCTCGGCGCCGCCCACCCGCACCGTGCCATCCGCGTCCGTAATCGCCATCGACGCCAGCTCCAGCAACCAAGCCGGATCAATGGCCGGCTGCTCAGCTAGAGCCGAAAGGATGCTGCAGCGCACCAGCCACTGCTGATCGGCTGCAAACACATCACGCAGCAGGGGCCAGGCCCGCTCAAGGCAGTGGCTCACCAGGGAGTTGGCCGCTTCGGCTCGCACATTGGCGTCCTCATCGCCCTGCATCGCGGCCACCAGCGCCAGCCAGCCAGCCTCGTTTTGCTTCACCCCAAGGCCAGCGCAGCTGAGCGAGCGCACCATGAACATGCTCTGCTCCAGCCCGAGCAGCAGTAAGGGCACGGCCTGCTCCACCGGCACCTCCCGCAAACCCACCAGGGCGGGCATGGCCCGACTGGGGTCTCCGCAAAGGATGGCCTCACGCAGGGCCGCAAGATCGGGGGAGGGATTGGTCATACATCCCCATCGTGGCGCAGGGCCGCCAGCAGCTCACGCCGTCGCCGTCGCCGGCTCACGGCACTGGTAACAAGCAAGCCCGTGCCGATAAGCAGGGCCGGCAAGACTGGAATCCGATCGACGCCGCGACGCTGCAGCAGCACCAGCAGCGCCAGCAGGATCAACAGGGGCGAGGAGAGGGCCAGCAACCCCCGCAGCCAGGGCCTTTGCTTCATGGGCGCCGCTCCATCCAGCGCAGCAGGCTCAAGGTGAGCACGCCAATGCCCACCGGCAGGGACGCTTCGTCGGGAGCGAAGCTGTTGCTGTGCAGCGGCGTGCAGCCCTGAGGCCCCGCCACCCCCAGCCGAAACATGGTGCCGCGGGTGCCATCGAGCAGTTCGGCAAAATCCTCCGCTCCCAAAGACGGCTGCTCGAGCCACTGCACCTGCTGGCGACCGAGCAACTCCACCCCAGCTTCAGCCACCAGCTCGGTAAGGGCAGGGTCGTTGTGCACAGGCGGTGAAATCACCCGATAACGCACCCGGGCCTCACCGCCATGGCCGCGGCAGAGGGCCTGCACCGTGTCTTCGATCCAGCCCGGCAGCTGGGCGTGCACGTCGGTGTCGAGGCAGCGCACCGTGCCGAGCAGGCGCACATGGTCGGCGATCACGTTGAAGGCCTTACCACCCTCGATCCGCCCGAAACTCACCACCACCGGGTGCAGGGCATCAAGGCGGCGGCTGATCGCCTCCTGCAGACCACTCACAACCCGCGCCGCAATCCAAATGGCGTCGGTGCTCTGGTGGGGCCGGGCGCCGTGGCCGCCCTCGCCCAGCACCTCCACCTCCAGCTCACCGGCCGCAGCCGTAAGGCTGCCGCTGCGCACGCCGATCGTGCCCGCCGCCAGGCTGGGAAACACGTGCACACCAAACAGGGCTGCCACACCGTCCATGGCGCCATCGGCCTTCATCCAGGCCGCCCCCTGGGCCGTTTCCTCAGCGGGCTGAAACAACAGCCGCACCCGGGCCGTGAGCAGCTCGGGGTGGCGCTCGGCAAGCTCAGCCAGCAGGTAGGCCACCCCCAGTCCCACGGCGGTGTGCAGGTCGTGGCCGCAGGCATGCATCAAGCCCTGCTGGGTGGAGGCGTAGTCGAGGCCGGTGCGCTCCTCCACAGGCAGGGCATCCATATCCACCCGCAGGGCCACCAGGGGGGCGGGCAAGCCAGCAGGCCCCTGCTCTGGCCCCAGCTCCGCCAGCACGCCGGTGCGGCCGACACCCTCGCGCACCTGCCAACCCCAGCGCCGCAGCTCACCTGCCACCAGGGCAGCGGTCTGCTGCTCATGGCCACTGAGCTCGGGATGGCGATGGATATGACGCCGCAACTGGATCAGCTCCGGCAGCACCTCGGCCAGGGCCTGCTCAAGTCCCAGGGCCTGCCAATTCCAGCTGCAGGGTGTTGCCGTCATTCGAGGGCCATCGATCAAGGGGCCAAAGCGAGAAATTGCGCCAGAGCTGCCACCGGCTCGGGGGGCCAACGCCGCGTCGCAAGTAACCATTCTTGCTGCCGGTAGCGGGGATCGAGGCCAGAGGCGGCCGCCCAGTTGCTTTCGGCCTCACCGCGAGCCCCCTTCTGCCAGAGCAGCGCCGTGAGACCAGCTCGGGCATCGGCAAACAGGGGATAGCGGCGGATCAGGTTGCGCAGCTGCCGCTCGGCCTCGGCGCGATCGCCCAGCTGGAAGGCCGCCAGGGCGGCACTGGAGCGGGCCATGGCGAAGCCTGGCCTAGCCAGGGAAGCGGCCTCAAAGCAACTTCGCGCCTCCTGCCAGTCCCCCAGGGAGCCCTGCACGTTGCCGAGGTTGTAGAGGGCCGAGGCGCGCGGTTCACCCGCGTCCTGCGGGGCGCGCTCCAGGATCCAGCGGTAGTCGGCTTCGGCGGCAGCCCACTGGCCCAAGGCCTCCTCGGCTGTGCCTCGATTGAGATGGGGATCGGGGCTCTCGCCGTCGAGCTGCATCGCCTTGGTCTGGTCAGCGATAGCGGCGCGGGGATCGCCCAGGGCCAGCTGCACATTGCCCCGATTGCTCCAGGCCGCCGCATCCTCCGGGGCCACCTCCAGCACCTGGTTCCAGAGGGGTAGAGCCTCATCAAAGCGCCCCTGCCGACTGGCGCTGAGGGCCTGATCAAACAGCTGGGGCAGCAGCAGCTGCAGGCCCAGCAGCAAAGAAAACAACGTAGGAATCATGGTTGGCTGCTGGTCATGCGGCCGCCTTAGCCGGCCAGCCCAGGTGATTACGGCCCGCCGGGGTAACCAGCCGTCCCCGGGGGGTGCGCTGCAGAAAACCCAGCTGCAACAGGTAGGGCTCCACCACCGCTTCGAGGGTGGCGGAATCTTCGCCGAGACCGGCGGCCAGGGTGTCGAGGCCCACGGGGCCGCCGCCGTAGCCCTCGAGCATCAAGGTGAGCAAACGCCGGTCACTGGCATCGAGACCGCGGTCGTCAACGCGGTGCAGGCTGAGGGCCTCAGCCACCAGGGGCGCACCAATGCAGCCATGACCCCGCACTGAAGCCACATCGCGCACCCGACGCAGCAGTCGATTGGCAATGCGGGGGGTGCCGCGACAGCGGCGGGCAACTTCCAGGGCGGCCCCGCCCTCCAGCTTGATCTGGAGCAGGCCAGCAGCCCGCTCCACAATTTGCTGAAGCTCATCGAGTCCGTAAAACTCAAGCCGCTGAATCAGGCCGAAGCGATCCCGCAGCGGTGAACTCAGCGATCCGGCCCGGGTGGTGGCGCCAACAAGCGTGAAAGGTGGCAGATCCAGGCTGCGGGTGCGGGCCGTCGTGCCCTTACCCACGGTGAGATCGAGGCGGTAATCCTCCATCGCTGGATAAAGAATTTCCTCGGCCACCCTGTTGAGCCGATGAATCTCGTCAATGAACAGCAGCTCATGGGGCTGCAGGTTCACCAGCAGGCCAACGATGTCGCGGGGGCGCTCCAGGGCCGGGGCGCTGGTTATGCGGCAGCGCACGCCCAACTCCTCAGCCAGCA from Cyanobium sp. Tous-M-B4 includes these protein-coding regions:
- a CDS encoding tetratricopeptide repeat protein, which codes for MIPTLFSLLLGLQLLLPQLFDQALSASRQGRFDEALPLWNQVLEVAPEDAAAWSNRGNVQLALGDPRAAIADQTKAMQLDGESPDPHLNRGTAEEALGQWAAAEADYRWILERAPQDAGEPRASALYNLGNVQGSLGDWQEARSCFEAASLARPGFAMARSSAALAAFQLGDRAEAERQLRNLIRRYPLFADARAGLTALLWQKGARGEAESNWAAASGLDPRYRQQEWLLATRRWPPEPVAALAQFLALAP
- the ruvB gene encoding Holliday junction branch migration DNA helicase RuvB, whose translation is MAIVSSGSSAPRGRPSRDEPPARLVDPAPVLEEVPAAASGLPREDSLRPKRLADYIGQSELKQVLAIAVEATRARQEALDHVLLYGPPGLGKTTMALVLAEELGVRCRITSAPALERPRDIVGLLVNLQPHELLFIDEIHRLNRVAEEILYPAMEDYRLDLTVGKGTTARTRSLDLPPFTLVGATTRAGSLSSPLRDRFGLIQRLEFYGLDELQQIVERAAGLLQIKLEGGAALEVARRCRGTPRIANRLLRRVRDVASVRGHGCIGAPLVAEALSLHRVDDRGLDASDRRLLTLMLEGYGGGPVGLDTLAAGLGEDSATLEAVVEPYLLQLGFLQRTPRGRLVTPAGRNHLGWPAKAAA
- a CDS encoding amidohydrolase, whose product is MTATPCSWNWQALGLEQALAEVLPELIQLRRHIHRHPELSGHEQQTAALVAGELRRWGWQVREGVGRTGVLAELGPEQGPAGLPAPLVALRVDMDALPVEERTGLDYASTQQGLMHACGHDLHTAVGLGVAYLLAELAERHPELLTARVRLLFQPAEETAQGAAWMKADGAMDGVAALFGVHVFPSLAAGTIGVRSGSLTAAAGELEVEVLGEGGHGARPHQSTDAIWIAARVVSGLQEAISRRLDALHPVVVSFGRIEGGKAFNVIADHVRLLGTVRCLDTDVHAQLPGWIEDTVQALCRGHGGEARVRYRVISPPVHNDPALTELVAEAGVELLGRQQVQWLEQPSLGAEDFAELLDGTRGTMFRLGVAGPQGCTPLHSNSFAPDEASLPVGIGVLTLSLLRWMERRP
- a CDS encoding DUF3188 domain-containing protein translates to MKQRPWLRGLLALSSPLLILLALLVLLQRRGVDRIPVLPALLIGTGLLVTSAVSRRRRRRELLAALRHDGDV
- the thiC gene encoding phosphomethylpyrimidine synthase ThiC; this encodes MRSAWIEKRRGTANYSQMYYARQGVVTEEMAYVAKRENLPESLVMEEVARGRMIIPANINHLNLEPMAIGIASRCKVNANIGASPNASDLDEEVAKLRLAVKYGADTVMDLSTGGVNLDEVRTAIINASPVPIGTVPVYQALESVHGSIEKLDADDFLHIIEKHCQQGVDYQTIHAGLLIEHLPLVKGRLTGIVSRGGGILAQWMLYHHKQNPLFTRFDDIIEIFKRYDCSFSLGDSLRPGCQHDASDAAQLAELKTLGQLTRRAWEHDIQVMVEGPGHVPMDQIEFNVKKQMEECSEAPFYVLGPLVTDIAPGYDHITSAIGAAMAGWYGTAMLCYVTPKEHLGLPNAEDVREGLIAYKIAAHAADIARHRPGARDRDDELSRARYAFDWNKQFDLSLDPERAREYHDETLPADIYKQAEFCSMCGPKHCPMQTKITDEDLEGLEQVLAQQKAGVEAGAAAVV
- a CDS encoding HEAT repeat domain-containing protein, with protein sequence MTNPSPDLAALREAILCGDPSRAMPALVGLREVPVEQAVPLLLLGLEQSMFMVRSLSCAGLGVKQNEAGWLALVAAMQGDEDANVRAEAANSLVSHCLERAWPLLRDVFAADQQWLVRCSILSALAEQPAIDPAWLLELASMAITDADGTVRVGGAEILARLVREQGAAEARVLLQQLQADPDHRVVAAALNGLQS